The following proteins are encoded in a genomic region of Candidatus Aminicenantes bacterium:
- the arsB gene encoding ACR3 family arsenite efflux transporter produces MNQPDVLESNRRMSSIFERYLTLWVGLCILGGILLGRLAPGLAQSLDGMSVMIKGAPVVSIPIAVCLFFMMYPIMVKIDFAAVIKAGKSGKPVFLTLFINWCIKPFTMYAISMLFLGILFKGLIGPEAVDLVKMPFGLDLPLGAEHGAGTVVLHDGIKMLEIPLWRSYFAGTILLGIAPCTAMVLVWGYLARGNDGLTLVMVAINSLIMLVLYGVLGGFLLGVGRLPVPWQALLLSVGVYVALPLVAGFFSRRWIIRSRGEEWFREKFLPLLTPVTITALLITLVLLFSFKGDVISSNPLTILWIAVPLFIQTMLIFALGYGAAKLLKLPYRDAAPAAMIGASNHFEVAIATAVMLFGLSSGAALATVVGVLIEVPVMLMLVGICRRTAGWFKN; encoded by the coding sequence GTAGTATCTTTGAGCGCTACCTCACATTGTGGGTGGGGTTGTGCATCCTTGGGGGAATCCTGCTGGGCCGTCTGGCCCCGGGCCTGGCCCAAAGCCTGGACGGGATGTCCGTGATGATCAAAGGCGCGCCCGTGGTTTCCATTCCCATTGCCGTGTGCCTGTTTTTCATGATGTATCCCATCATGGTCAAGATCGACTTCGCCGCCGTGATCAAGGCAGGCAAAAGCGGCAAGCCCGTATTCCTCACTTTGTTTATCAACTGGTGCATCAAGCCCTTCACCATGTACGCCATCTCCATGCTTTTCCTGGGTATATTGTTTAAAGGATTGATCGGCCCCGAAGCGGTGGACCTGGTAAAAATGCCCTTCGGCCTGGACCTGCCCCTGGGCGCAGAGCACGGCGCCGGCACGGTGGTACTGCACGACGGCATCAAGATGCTTGAAATTCCCCTGTGGCGCAGCTACTTCGCCGGAACCATCCTGCTGGGTATCGCCCCCTGCACGGCCATGGTGCTGGTTTGGGGCTACCTGGCCCGCGGCAATGATGGTTTGACCCTGGTGATGGTTGCCATAAACTCCCTGATCATGCTTGTTCTTTACGGCGTCCTGGGCGGGTTTTTACTGGGTGTGGGCCGCCTTCCCGTTCCCTGGCAGGCATTGCTCCTATCGGTCGGCGTATACGTGGCATTGCCCCTGGTGGCTGGATTTTTCTCGCGCCGCTGGATCATTCGCTCCAGGGGAGAAGAATGGTTCCGTGAAAAGTTTCTGCCCCTGCTCACGCCCGTCACCATCACGGCGCTGCTGATCACCCTGGTTCTCTTGTTCAGCTTCAAGGGCGATGTGATCTCGTCCAATCCCCTGACCATCCTGTGGATCGCCGTGCCCCTGTTCATCCAGACCATGCTGATTTTCGCCCTGGGGTACGGGGCGGCCAAACTGTTAAAACTGCCATACCGGGACGCCGCGCCTGCCGCCATGATCGGGGCCTCCAACCATTTCGAGGTGGCTATCGCCACGGCGGTCATGCTGTTCGGCCTCTCGTCCGGTGCCGCCCTGGCAACGGTGGTCGGGGTGCTGATCGAGGTGCCGGTGATGCTCATGCTGGTGGGAATCTGCCGCCGCACCGCGGGTTGGTTTAAAAATTAA
- a CDS encoding (Fe-S)-binding protein — MGHANVSRAYRNLQKRLDRSPQGAPESEALFRILKELFSEQEARLVSRLPFRYFTVETAAETWKKPHSEAEAILDTLADKGLMLDFKAGEERKFILAPTMAGFFEFSLMRTDGRFDARLLSELYHQYINVEPDFVHILHINPPIDRAFVHEDQIPEESFSEVLDYERVSHVIDSSSCISVGRCYCRHKMEHLGKACDNPQDVCLTFNGTARSLIDHDIAREISKEEAHEIIRRVEELGLVHIGDNVRNEVAWICNCCSCCCEALLAYKRLGYVRNIHTNFEAAINPSLCINCGKCAQKCPVDAIHEGKDDAGERAFLVNLDRCIGCGVCSCFCPTGAIRMERRAELNDTPKDGFERMIRSAIDTGKLGNLIFDNYHLWTHRILSRFINVLLGLGPIHKQMMQKQVQSRFLRFAEKKAAKTE, encoded by the coding sequence ATGGGACACGCCAATGTTTCCCGGGCATATCGCAACCTGCAGAAACGCCTGGACCGCTCGCCCCAGGGGGCGCCGGAATCGGAAGCCCTTTTCCGCATCCTCAAGGAACTCTTCTCCGAACAGGAAGCCCGCCTGGTGTCCCGCCTGCCCTTCCGCTACTTTACCGTGGAAACCGCGGCGGAAACCTGGAAAAAGCCGCATTCCGAGGCCGAGGCCATACTGGACACTCTGGCGGACAAGGGCTTGATGCTGGACTTCAAGGCCGGAGAAGAACGCAAGTTTATCCTCGCACCCACCATGGCCGGCTTTTTCGAGTTCTCACTGATGCGCACGGACGGGCGCTTCGACGCCCGCCTGCTGTCTGAACTGTATCACCAGTACATCAACGTGGAACCCGATTTCGTCCACATCCTGCACATCAACCCGCCCATCGACCGGGCATTTGTCCACGAAGACCAGATCCCTGAAGAGTCCTTTTCAGAGGTCCTGGATTATGAACGCGTATCCCATGTTATCGACTCATCTTCCTGCATTTCGGTCGGGCGCTGTTATTGCCGCCACAAAATGGAGCATCTGGGCAAAGCCTGCGATAATCCCCAGGATGTCTGCCTCACCTTCAACGGCACGGCCCGCAGCCTGATCGATCACGATATCGCGCGCGAAATCTCTAAAGAGGAAGCCCACGAAATTATCAGGCGGGTGGAAGAACTGGGACTGGTACATATCGGCGACAATGTGCGCAACGAAGTGGCCTGGATCTGCAATTGCTGCAGTTGCTGCTGCGAAGCATTGCTGGCCTACAAGCGCCTGGGCTATGTGAGAAACATCCACACCAACTTCGAGGCCGCAATCAATCCTTCCTTGTGCATCAACTGCGGCAAATGCGCTCAGAAATGTCCTGTCGACGCCATCCATGAAGGAAAAGACGATGCCGGGGAAAGAGCCTTCCTGGTAAACCTGGACCGTTGCATCGGCTGCGGCGTATGCAGCTGCTTCTGCCCCACCGGGGCCATCCGCATGGAGCGGCGCGCTGAATTGAACGATACACCCAAAGACGGCTTCGAGCGCATGATCCGGTCAGCCATCGATACCGGCAAGTTGGGCAACCTGATCTTTGATAACTACCACCTCTGGACCCATCGCATTCTGTCGCGCTTTATCAATGTTCTGCTGGGACTGGGCCCCATCCACAAACAGATGATGCAAAAGCAGGTGCAGTCCCGCTTCCTGCGCTTCGCGGAAAAGAAGGCGGCAAAAACAGAGTAG